A genomic segment from Curtobacterium sp. MCSS17_007 encodes:
- a CDS encoding transglycosylase domain-containing protein — translation MTMRRATGAALGFVGGSVLAGLLVGVGVTPVLAVAGVGTTSAIDLFDSMPEYIEIGDLPERNEIWAYQGGQPVHLVDVWDQNRQELSLDQISDTLEHAAIDGEDKRFRETGGVDATSLVRSVASVIASGGKGGSGGSTITMQLVRNIKIQQASELPTAEEREAGYREATRKSPERKLAEVKLAIGLAKEYSKDEILAAYLNIAYFGDQTYGVQAASQRYYGKDASDLTAAEAASLIAIVQWPERRDLSTPAHHADNQARRDVILRSMHEQGHLSDADLATALASRPADYVRLTAPQQGCGSAVRGAEFFCAYAEQVARDLPQLGADPDDRAAAWRTGGYRVQTTLDLDLNTQQKDLLARHDPATESRLALGATLDTVEAGTGRVLTMAQNKDFDRSADAPATATSLNYATDESNGGSKGFQVGSTYKMFTLLQWLESGRSPDTVVDGTRKARSTWMQCGQRVTLDEPYDPKNDSPGQTGPYSVRAATAQSVNAAYADMASRLDLCDIRDTAARLGVHPATGGDLPANPAAILGTTSIAPLTMAAAYAGIANGGVYCAPVVVDQVTGRDGTALGGQQRSCTRAVSGQVAAQAVAVMQGAFRGGTAAGGQTLDGATLFGKTGTTDAADQIWLVGGTSRAVTAYWQGNTDGGKTNLRYVGSGQGGTYAGSRADVWRQAQTAVNAALPAG, via the coding sequence ATGACGATGCGACGTGCGACCGGGGCGGCCCTGGGCTTCGTCGGCGGCAGCGTGCTGGCCGGGCTGCTGGTCGGGGTCGGCGTGACGCCGGTGCTCGCGGTGGCCGGGGTGGGGACGACCTCGGCGATCGACCTCTTCGACTCGATGCCGGAGTACATCGAGATCGGTGACCTGCCCGAGCGCAACGAGATCTGGGCGTACCAGGGCGGACAGCCCGTGCACCTGGTCGACGTGTGGGACCAGAACCGGCAGGAGCTGTCGCTCGACCAGATCAGTGACACGCTCGAGCACGCCGCGATCGACGGCGAGGACAAGCGTTTCCGGGAGACCGGGGGCGTCGACGCGACGAGCCTGGTGCGGTCGGTCGCGAGCGTGATCGCCTCGGGTGGGAAGGGCGGTTCCGGCGGCTCGACGATCACGATGCAGCTCGTGCGGAACATCAAGATCCAGCAGGCGAGCGAACTACCGACGGCCGAGGAGCGCGAGGCCGGCTACCGCGAGGCCACGCGCAAGAGCCCGGAGCGCAAGCTCGCGGAGGTCAAGCTGGCGATCGGGCTCGCGAAGGAGTACTCGAAGGACGAGATCCTCGCCGCCTACCTGAACATCGCGTACTTCGGCGACCAGACCTACGGCGTGCAGGCGGCCTCGCAGCGGTACTACGGCAAGGACGCCTCCGATCTCACCGCGGCCGAGGCCGCGTCGCTCATCGCGATCGTGCAGTGGCCCGAGCGTCGCGACCTGTCGACGCCGGCACACCACGCCGACAACCAGGCCCGCCGGGACGTCATCCTCCGCTCGATGCACGAGCAGGGACACCTGAGCGACGCGGACCTCGCCACGGCACTCGCGTCGCGTCCGGCCGACTACGTCCGCCTGACCGCGCCGCAGCAGGGATGCGGATCGGCGGTCCGTGGCGCGGAGTTCTTCTGCGCGTACGCCGAGCAGGTCGCGCGGGACCTGCCGCAGCTCGGCGCCGACCCCGACGACCGCGCCGCCGCCTGGCGCACGGGCGGGTACCGGGTGCAGACCACGCTCGACCTCGACCTCAACACGCAGCAGAAGGACCTGCTCGCCCGGCACGACCCCGCGACCGAGAGCCGACTCGCCCTCGGTGCGACGCTCGACACGGTCGAGGCGGGCACCGGACGGGTGCTGACGATGGCGCAGAACAAGGACTTCGACCGGTCGGCGGACGCACCGGCGACGGCGACGTCGCTCAACTACGCCACCGACGAGTCGAACGGCGGCTCGAAGGGGTTCCAGGTCGGCTCGACCTACAAGATGTTCACGCTGCTGCAGTGGCTCGAGTCCGGCCGGAGCCCCGACACGGTGGTGGACGGGACGCGCAAGGCCCGGAGCACGTGGATGCAGTGCGGGCAGCGGGTCACGCTCGACGAGCCGTACGACCCGAAGAACGACTCACCGGGGCAGACCGGGCCGTACTCCGTCCGTGCGGCGACCGCGCAGTCGGTGAACGCGGCCTACGCCGACATGGCATCTCGGCTCGACCTCTGCGACATCCGCGACACCGCGGCACGACTGGGCGTCCACCCCGCGACGGGCGGGGACCTGCCCGCGAACCCGGCGGCGATCCTGGGCACCACGAGCATCGCGCCGTTGACGATGGCGGCCGCCTACGCCGGGATCGCGAACGGGGGCGTGTACTGCGCTCCGGTCGTCGTCGACCAGGTGACCGGCCGCGACGGCACCGCCCTCGGGGGACAGCAGCGATCGTGCACGCGGGCGGTTTCGGGCCAGGTCGCCGCCCAGGCGGTCGCGGTCATGCAGGGGGCGTTCCGGGGCGGCACGGCGGCCGGCGGACAGACGCTCGACGGAGCGACGTTGTTCGGCAAGACCGGCACGACGGACGCGGCGGACCAGATCTGGCTGGTCGGTGGGACCTCGCGTGCGGTGACCGCTTACTGGCAGGGCAACACCGACGGCGGGAAGACGAACCTGCGGTACGTCGGGAGCGGGCAGGGCGGCACCTACGCCGGGTCACGGGCGGACGTGTGGCGGCAGGCGCAGACGGCGGTCAACGCGGCGCTGCCCGCCGGCTGA
- a CDS encoding alpha/beta hydrolase, with translation MGAGQWHEDVLGPPFERLELPLGADREGPVVATLVRRRRSPNDLLLHARGPLHGVDVLYVHGWSDYFFQVELAERVERLGARFHALDLRKYGRSLRPHQTPGFVDDLAVYDEDIGAALDAVAAEHRGGPRRRLVPMGHSTGGLTLSLWAARHPELVDGLVLNSPWLEFQATALGRAIVAPVIKLGARRNPLAPMPAVDPGFYTRTVSAAGEGSWTYDQRWRPDRGFPLHPGWLAAVFAGQERVEQGLGITVPTLVMLSDKSMLQPRWDDGMTRADVALNVDVVAHRALSLGAEVTVRRLQGALHDVVLSAPEVREEAYDVMGRWATTLPR, from the coding sequence ATGGGAGCAGGACAGTGGCACGAGGACGTGCTCGGTCCGCCCTTCGAGCGCCTCGAGCTCCCGCTCGGAGCGGACCGCGAGGGTCCGGTGGTCGCGACGCTCGTCCGACGGCGGCGATCGCCGAACGACCTGTTGCTGCACGCCCGTGGACCGCTGCACGGCGTGGACGTGCTGTACGTGCACGGCTGGTCCGACTACTTCTTCCAGGTGGAGCTCGCCGAGCGGGTCGAACGGCTCGGTGCACGCTTCCACGCCCTCGACCTGCGGAAGTACGGCCGGAGCCTCCGACCCCACCAGACCCCCGGGTTCGTCGACGACCTGGCCGTCTACGACGAGGACATCGGCGCCGCCCTCGACGCCGTCGCCGCCGAGCACCGCGGCGGGCCCCGCCGACGGCTCGTCCCGATGGGCCACTCGACGGGTGGGCTCACCCTGTCGCTCTGGGCGGCGCGCCACCCCGAGCTCGTCGACGGCCTGGTGCTGAACAGCCCGTGGCTCGAGTTCCAGGCGACCGCGCTCGGTCGGGCGATCGTCGCACCGGTCATCAAGCTCGGCGCCAGGCGGAACCCCCTCGCGCCGATGCCGGCGGTCGACCCGGGCTTCTACACCCGCACGGTGTCCGCGGCGGGCGAGGGGTCGTGGACCTACGACCAGCGGTGGCGTCCGGACCGCGGCTTCCCGCTCCACCCGGGGTGGCTCGCTGCGGTGTTCGCCGGGCAGGAGCGGGTCGAGCAGGGGCTCGGCATCACGGTCCCGACGCTCGTGATGCTCAGCGACAAGAGCATGCTGCAGCCGCGGTGGGACGACGGCATGACCCGGGCGGACGTGGCACTGAACGTCGACGTGGTCGCGCACCGCGCGCTCTCGCTCGGCGCCGAGGTGACCGTCCGGCGGTTGCAGGGTGCCCTGCACGACGTCGTGCTCTCCGCACCCGAGGTGCGCGAGGAGGCCTACGACGTGATGGGGCGCTGGGCCACGACGCTCCCGCGTTGA
- the bla gene encoding class A beta-lactamase → MAATCRWIAGGVGMLVQVWMTRTALTTIATLAAVTLVACTGTGRSVEGTVPTSGTAGPAPSSTPSSAVAPTADVATARAFAALEEQYDARVGVVAIDTADGTGVGYRSDERFAFASTNKAFIAAAVLDASSGEDLDEVVHYGRGDLLAYAPVTSRYVDEGMTVRALVDAALRESDNTAANLLVERLGGVDGVTRWLRGIGDDVTRVDRVEPDLNTATPGDPRDTTTPAQSAADLRAVLLGDALDAGHRELLRSSMAGTTTGDGTIRAGVPDGWSVADKTGTASYGVRNDIAVVQPPGRDPIVLVVFTAHDRAGAEPSDALVAAATRVAVQRTD, encoded by the coding sequence GTGGCCGCGACGTGCAGGTGGATCGCGGGCGGCGTCGGCATGCTCGTCCAGGTGTGGATGACGAGGACGGCCCTGACCACGATCGCGACGCTGGCCGCGGTGACGCTCGTGGCGTGCACCGGCACCGGCCGGTCCGTGGAGGGGACGGTGCCGACGAGCGGGACCGCGGGCCCGGCCCCGAGCTCGACCCCCTCGTCAGCGGTGGCGCCCACTGCCGACGTTGCCACCGCGCGTGCGTTCGCCGCGCTCGAGGAGCAGTACGACGCCCGGGTCGGCGTCGTCGCGATCGACACGGCGGACGGCACCGGCGTCGGGTACCGCTCCGACGAGCGGTTCGCGTTCGCCTCGACGAACAAGGCGTTCATCGCCGCGGCGGTCCTCGACGCGTCGAGCGGGGAGGACCTCGACGAGGTCGTGCACTACGGACGGGGCGATCTGCTCGCGTACGCACCCGTGACGAGCAGGTACGTCGACGAGGGCATGACGGTCCGGGCGCTCGTCGACGCGGCGCTGCGGGAGAGCGACAACACGGCTGCGAACCTGCTCGTGGAGCGGCTCGGCGGTGTGGACGGTGTGACCCGGTGGCTGCGGGGGATCGGGGACGACGTGACCCGGGTGGACCGCGTCGAGCCCGACCTCAACACGGCGACGCCGGGGGACCCGCGGGACACGACGACCCCGGCGCAGTCGGCGGCCGACCTTCGCGCGGTGCTCCTCGGTGACGCGCTGGACGCCGGGCACCGGGAACTGCTGCGGTCGTCGATGGCGGGGACGACCACGGGCGACGGCACGATCCGCGCTGGCGTTCCGGACGGCTGGTCGGTCGCGGACAAGACCGGCACGGCGTCGTACGGGGTGCGCAACGACATCGCGGTCGTGCAGCCTCCTGGTCGGGACCCGATCGTGCTCGTGGTGTTCACGGCGCACGACCGGGCGGGCGCCGAGCCGTCGGACGCGCTGGTGGCCGCGGCGACCCGCGTGGCGGTGCAGCGCACGGACTGA
- a CDS encoding mannitol dehydrogenase family protein, producing the protein MSVRLTPETLDQIAATGVAVPTYDRDGITTGIVHFGVGGFHRAHQAMVVDRLLQQGEAREYGICGVGVLEQDRRMAAAMDEQGGLYTLVLKHPDGTRESRVVGSIVEYLLAVDDPDAVVEKMAHPDTRIVSLTITEGGYNFDHVTGEFVADEPGVAADLRGDAPPRTVFGLVVEALRRRRDRGLAPFTVMSCDNIQGNGHVARQMFTAYARLQDPSFADWMDEHVSFPNSMVDRITPVTADEDRAWVRDELGIEDAWPVVAEPFFQWVLEDDHPAGRPRYEDAEVQLVDDVEPYELMKLRLLNASHQGLCYFGYLSGYRYAHEATQDEAIATFLRRYMDEEASPTLHPVPGIDLDDYEATLIERFRNPEVRDTLARLCAESSDRIPKWLLPVVRENLASGGPVALSAGIVASWARYAEGTDEDGQLIRVVDRLADRLTAAAQRQREDRLAFLRDRQVFGDLVDDERFVAAYRDALDGLLDDGAHATVARLSRS; encoded by the coding sequence ATGTCCGTCCGACTCACCCCGGAGACCCTCGACCAGATCGCCGCGACCGGCGTCGCCGTCCCGACCTACGACCGCGACGGCATCACCACGGGCATCGTGCACTTCGGCGTCGGCGGCTTCCACCGCGCGCACCAGGCGATGGTGGTGGACCGGCTCCTGCAGCAGGGCGAGGCACGCGAGTACGGCATCTGCGGGGTCGGCGTGCTCGAGCAGGACCGCCGCATGGCCGCCGCGATGGACGAGCAAGGGGGCCTGTACACGCTCGTGCTCAAGCACCCGGACGGCACCCGCGAGTCGCGGGTGGTCGGCAGCATCGTCGAGTACCTGCTCGCCGTGGACGACCCGGACGCCGTCGTCGAGAAGATGGCGCACCCGGACACCAGGATCGTCAGCCTCACCATCACCGAGGGCGGCTACAACTTCGACCACGTCACCGGGGAGTTCGTCGCGGACGAGCCGGGCGTCGCGGCGGACCTCCGCGGGGACGCTCCGCCCCGCACGGTGTTCGGCCTCGTGGTCGAGGCGCTCCGCCGACGCCGTGATCGCGGACTCGCGCCGTTCACCGTGATGTCGTGCGACAACATCCAGGGCAACGGGCACGTCGCGCGCCAGATGTTCACGGCGTACGCGAGGCTGCAGGACCCGTCGTTCGCGGACTGGATGGACGAGCACGTGTCCTTCCCGAACTCGATGGTCGACCGCATCACGCCCGTGACCGCCGACGAGGACCGGGCCTGGGTCCGTGACGAGCTCGGCATCGAGGACGCCTGGCCGGTCGTCGCCGAACCGTTCTTCCAGTGGGTGCTCGAGGACGACCACCCCGCCGGTCGTCCCCGGTACGAGGACGCCGAGGTGCAGCTCGTCGACGACGTCGAACCGTACGAGCTGATGAAGCTCCGGCTGCTCAACGCCAGCCACCAGGGGCTCTGCTACTTCGGGTACCTGTCCGGGTACCGGTACGCCCACGAGGCCACGCAGGACGAGGCGATCGCGACCTTCCTGCGCCGCTACATGGACGAGGAGGCGTCGCCCACGCTGCACCCCGTGCCCGGCATCGACCTCGATGACTACGAGGCGACGCTCATCGAGCGGTTCCGGAACCCCGAGGTCCGCGACACGCTCGCGCGGCTCTGCGCCGAGTCGAGCGACCGCATCCCGAAGTGGCTCCTGCCCGTGGTGCGCGAGAACCTCGCCTCCGGTGGGCCGGTGGCGCTGTCCGCGGGCATCGTCGCCTCGTGGGCGCGCTACGCCGAGGGCACCGACGAGGACGGGCAGCTGATCCGGGTCGTCGACCGTCTCGCCGACCGCCTGACAGCTGCGGCACAGCGGCAGCGCGAGGACCGGCTCGCCTTCCTGCGGGACCGCCAGGTCTTCGGTGACCTGGTCGACGACGAGCGGTTCGTCGCGGCGTACCGCGACGCGCTCGACGGCCTCCTCGACGACGGAGCGCACGCCACGGTGGCGCGCCTGTCGCGGTCCTGA
- a CDS encoding TetR/AcrR family transcriptional regulator, protein MTTTTDRRAALKAKHRAAILQAARDLIDERGGRDFSVDDLASRADVARRTVFNHFASLDEVLLAVCEQELSVIIDRFLADMASTPVGDGSRASMFDELESAARGADLAPAISGMYRIIGEPGKEDPKAAVLTQTAFSRVTERLRAEVARRHPGADPLDTALLVDSLMSGIVVIADHWLTHEGPELTPDTLEAWDALLSRLVHSVRSGYMPTP, encoded by the coding sequence GTGACCACCACGACCGACCGCCGGGCCGCGCTCAAGGCGAAGCACCGCGCGGCGATCCTGCAGGCCGCTCGCGACCTGATCGACGAGCGCGGTGGACGCGACTTCAGCGTCGACGACCTGGCATCGCGAGCGGACGTCGCACGGCGCACGGTCTTCAACCACTTCGCCTCGCTCGACGAGGTCCTGCTCGCGGTCTGCGAGCAGGAGCTGTCGGTGATCATCGACCGGTTCCTGGCCGACATGGCGAGCACCCCGGTCGGCGACGGCAGCCGGGCGTCGATGTTCGACGAACTCGAGTCCGCGGCACGCGGAGCCGACCTCGCCCCGGCGATCTCCGGCATGTACCGGATCATCGGGGAGCCCGGGAAGGAGGACCCCAAGGCGGCCGTCCTCACGCAGACGGCCTTCTCGCGGGTCACCGAGCGGCTCCGTGCCGAGGTCGCCCGTCGTCACCCGGGCGCCGACCCCCTCGACACCGCACTGCTCGTCGACTCGCTCATGAGCGGCATCGTCGTCATCGCCGACCACTGGCTCACCCACGAGGGCCCGGAGCTGACGCCGGACACCCTGGAGGCCTGGGACGCACTGCTGAGCAGACTCGTCCACAGCGTCCGGTCGGGCTACATGCCGACCCCCTGA
- a CDS encoding MMPL family transporter, which translates to MAGLLYRLGRFSARRHWLVIIAWVVIMGIAGLTYSLFAGTISSSITIPNTKTSQVQDELADKFPSANGGNGTLVFETTDGKAFTAAQKTDVKEFLDGIADLDGVKEVRDGFTTQAQLDEQRQKIVDGRKQIEDGRKQIEDGQAQLDEQKAKLESGKQQLQQAQAQLDAKKAQAEAQAQAAGAAATTAAAQAQAQAGQQQLAQAQAQINAQQQQITSGEQQIADAQQEIDDNTKKLEDNERELEQGSDLLDLSKDIRFVSSNDSAAIGTVQFTKSTYEVPQETKQAISDKAESAEIDGVEVYVSNDIAQGVPSILGPGEIVGVIIAALVLFLMLRTIIGAAIPLLSAVLGVGVATLASLSFSSLVEFISVTPVLGVMLGLAVGIDYSLFILNRHRTQLKAGMGVHESIGLANGTSGNAVVFAGTTVIVALLALNITGIPFLGLMGTVGAVAVLFAILIATSFTPALLSLLGMRILRRKEREQIGHTGSVRVPNKPMSTWRAVITLVAGVAVLGTIALPATQMRLGLPTGASEATDSSQYKAYKALEDEFGAGQNGPLLVVADLPKAVAKDDVTATEVTIGQALAKNDDVEAVLPIGASSDRDIIAFQVKPAGGPDSVSTETLVKDLREQTVATDDGTVTLGVAGNASANIDVSEKLANVLPLYLVVVVGLSLIILIVVFRSFLVPITATAGFILSVLASFGGLTAIYQFGWLGSVFGVHDPAPILSFLPIIEIGILFGLAMDYQLFLVSGMREAYAHGASAKVAVQRGLHAGRAVVTAAAIIMISVFAGFIFSESSTIKPIGFGLAFGVLVDAFVVRMLLIPAVMHLLGTSAWWIPKWLDRILPDVDVEGAKLERSHPGDARGHGTEPAAVGADAGAGSHRGSHAADVEPDANPHEGHTPTHRA; encoded by the coding sequence ATGGCCGGTCTCCTCTACCGTCTCGGACGGTTCTCCGCACGACGCCACTGGCTGGTGATCATCGCCTGGGTCGTCATCATGGGCATCGCGGGCCTGACCTACAGCCTGTTCGCGGGCACGATCTCGTCGTCGATCACGATCCCGAACACCAAGACGAGCCAGGTGCAGGACGAACTGGCCGACAAGTTCCCGTCGGCGAACGGCGGCAACGGCACGCTGGTCTTCGAGACGACGGACGGCAAGGCGTTCACCGCGGCGCAGAAGACCGACGTCAAGGAGTTCCTCGACGGCATCGCCGACCTCGACGGGGTGAAGGAGGTCCGCGACGGCTTCACCACGCAGGCGCAGCTCGACGAGCAGCGCCAGAAGATCGTCGACGGGCGCAAGCAGATCGAGGACGGCCGCAAGCAGATCGAGGACGGCCAGGCGCAGCTCGACGAGCAGAAGGCGAAGCTCGAGTCCGGCAAGCAGCAGCTCCAGCAGGCCCAGGCACAGCTCGACGCGAAGAAGGCGCAGGCCGAGGCACAGGCGCAGGCCGCCGGGGCCGCCGCCACCACCGCAGCGGCGCAGGCACAGGCGCAGGCGGGTCAGCAGCAGCTCGCGCAGGCCCAGGCCCAGATCAACGCCCAGCAGCAGCAGATCACGTCGGGCGAGCAGCAGATCGCCGACGCCCAGCAGGAGATCGACGACAACACGAAGAAGCTCGAGGACAACGAGCGCGAGCTCGAGCAGGGATCCGACCTGCTCGACCTGTCGAAGGACATCCGGTTCGTGTCGTCGAACGACTCGGCCGCGATCGGCACCGTGCAGTTCACGAAGTCGACGTACGAGGTGCCGCAGGAGACCAAGCAGGCGATCTCCGACAAGGCCGAGAGCGCGGAGATCGACGGTGTCGAAGTGTACGTCTCGAACGACATCGCGCAGGGCGTCCCGTCGATCCTCGGCCCCGGTGAGATCGTCGGCGTCATCATCGCCGCGCTCGTGCTGTTCCTCATGCTCCGCACGATCATCGGCGCCGCGATCCCGCTCCTCTCCGCCGTGCTCGGCGTCGGCGTCGCGACCCTCGCCTCGCTGTCGTTCTCGAGCCTGGTCGAGTTCATCTCGGTCACGCCGGTGCTGGGGGTGATGCTCGGCCTGGCGGTCGGCATCGACTACTCGCTCTTCATCCTCAACCGCCACCGCACCCAGCTGAAGGCCGGCATGGGCGTGCACGAGTCGATCGGGCTCGCGAACGGCACGTCCGGCAACGCCGTCGTGTTCGCGGGCACGACGGTCATCGTCGCCCTGCTCGCGCTGAACATCACCGGCATCCCCTTCCTCGGCCTGATGGGCACGGTCGGCGCCGTCGCGGTGCTCTTCGCGATCCTCATCGCGACGTCGTTCACCCCGGCGCTGCTCTCCCTGCTCGGCATGCGGATCCTGCGTCGCAAGGAACGCGAGCAGATCGGGCACACCGGTTCGGTGCGGGTGCCGAACAAGCCGATGTCGACCTGGCGCGCGGTGATCACGCTCGTCGCCGGTGTCGCGGTGCTCGGCACGATCGCCCTGCCCGCGACCCAGATGCGCCTCGGTCTGCCGACCGGCGCGTCCGAGGCCACCGACTCGTCGCAGTACAAGGCGTACAAGGCGCTCGAGGACGAGTTCGGTGCCGGTCAGAACGGCCCGCTGCTCGTCGTCGCCGACCTGCCGAAGGCGGTGGCGAAGGACGACGTCACGGCGACCGAGGTCACGATCGGCCAGGCCCTCGCGAAGAACGACGACGTCGAGGCCGTGCTGCCGATCGGCGCCTCGTCCGACCGCGACATCATCGCGTTCCAGGTCAAGCCCGCGGGTGGTCCCGACAGCGTCTCGACCGAGACCCTCGTCAAGGACCTGCGTGAGCAGACGGTCGCGACCGACGACGGCACGGTCACCCTCGGGGTCGCGGGCAACGCGAGCGCGAACATCGACGTCTCCGAGAAGCTCGCGAACGTGCTGCCGCTCTACCTCGTCGTGGTCGTCGGCCTGTCGCTCATCATCCTCATCGTCGTGTTCCGGTCGTTCCTCGTGCCGATCACCGCGACGGCCGGCTTCATCCTGTCGGTGCTGGCGTCCTTCGGTGGCCTGACCGCCATCTACCAGTTCGGCTGGCTCGGTTCGGTGTTCGGCGTGCACGACCCCGCACCGATCCTGAGCTTCCTGCCCATCATCGAGATCGGCATCCTGTTCGGCCTGGCGATGGACTACCAGCTGTTCCTGGTGTCGGGCATGCGCGAGGCGTACGCCCACGGCGCCTCGGCGAAGGTGGCGGTGCAGCGCGGCCTGCACGCCGGTCGCGCGGTGGTCACGGCGGCCGCGATCATCATGATCTCGGTGTTCGCGGGCTTCATCTTCTCGGAGTCGTCGACCATCAAGCCGATCGGCTTCGGCCTGGCGTTCGGTGTCCTGGTCGACGCCTTCGTGGTCCGGATGCTGCTCATCCCCGCGGTCATGCACCTGCTGGGCACGAGCGCGTGGTGGATCCCGAAGTGGCTCGACCGGATCCTGCCGGACGTCGACGTCGAGGGCGCGAAGCTCGAGCGGTCGCACCCCGGTGACGCACGCGGCCACGGCACCGAGCCCGCTGCCGTCGGTGCCGACGCTGGTGCCGGTTCCCACCGCGGGTCGCACGCGGCGGACGTCGAGCCCGACGCCAACCCGCACGAGGGGCACACGCCGACGCACCGCGCGTAG
- a CDS encoding MarR family transcriptional regulator, protein MTATDVDPLALDRQLCFALAATSRSVIGLYRDLLDPMGLTHPQYLVMLALWEQSPRSVRGIAHELRLDSATLSPLLKRLEASGYVRRQRSTADERQLEVSLTTAGRALRDRARAVPLAVADRLGWPLDRLERLKDELTELLVRVDALD, encoded by the coding sequence ATGACCGCGACCGATGTCGACCCCCTGGCCCTCGACCGGCAGCTCTGCTTCGCCCTGGCCGCGACGAGCCGCAGCGTCATCGGGCTCTACCGCGACCTGCTCGACCCGATGGGACTGACCCACCCGCAGTACCTCGTCATGCTCGCGCTGTGGGAGCAGTCCCCCCGCTCGGTCCGTGGGATCGCCCACGAGCTCCGGCTCGACTCCGCCACCCTGAGCCCCTTGCTCAAGCGACTCGAGGCCTCGGGCTACGTCCGCCGCCAACGCAGCACCGCGGACGAACGGCAGCTCGAGGTGTCGCTCACCACCGCCGGCCGGGCACTGCGCGACCGGGCACGAGCCGTCCCCCTCGCCGTCGCCGACCGGCTCGGCTGGCCGCTCGACCGACTCGAGCGACTCAAGGACGAGCTGACCGAGCTGCTCGTCCGGGTCGACGCCCTCGACTGA
- a CDS encoding alkene reductase, which translates to MKLFETADLGALHLRNRIVMAPLTRTRAGEQGIPNDLLVEHYAQRAGLGMIITEGTWPVQEGRSYPGQPGIETDEQIAGWRRVADAVHERGGTIVMQLMHGGRVSHTDISQTPRIVGPSAIAAPGQTHLADGSKADMPVPHELTTDEVREAVQGFAQAARNAIAAGLDGVEVHGANGYLVHEFLSPVSNTRTDEYGGSPEGRARFAVEVTTAVADAIGADRVGIRLSPQHNIQGVLEEDDADVRATYTAVAEGLAPLGLAFVDVLHAEPGSELVQHVRRTAGAPFIANSGFSAMTTRDEAITLLDGDLADAVAVGRAAIANPDLAERWEQDAELNEPRPELFYGASAEGYTDYPTLDEVRERVA; encoded by the coding sequence GTGAAGCTCTTCGAAACCGCCGACCTCGGCGCACTCCACCTCCGCAACCGCATCGTCATGGCGCCCCTCACCCGGACGCGCGCCGGTGAGCAGGGCATCCCGAACGACCTCCTCGTCGAGCACTACGCGCAGCGCGCTGGCCTCGGCATGATCATCACCGAGGGCACCTGGCCGGTGCAGGAGGGCCGCTCGTACCCGGGCCAGCCCGGCATCGAGACCGACGAGCAGATCGCCGGCTGGCGTCGCGTCGCCGACGCGGTGCACGAGCGCGGCGGCACGATCGTCATGCAGCTCATGCACGGCGGCCGCGTCTCGCACACCGACATCTCGCAGACCCCGCGCATCGTCGGCCCCTCGGCGATCGCCGCGCCGGGCCAGACGCACCTGGCCGACGGCTCGAAGGCCGACATGCCCGTGCCGCACGAGCTCACCACGGACGAGGTGCGCGAGGCTGTCCAGGGCTTCGCGCAGGCCGCCCGCAACGCGATCGCGGCCGGACTCGACGGGGTCGAGGTGCACGGCGCGAACGGCTACCTGGTGCACGAGTTCCTCTCGCCGGTGTCGAACACCCGCACCGACGAGTACGGCGGCTCCCCCGAGGGCCGCGCTCGCTTCGCGGTCGAGGTCACCACGGCCGTCGCCGACGCGATCGGCGCCGACCGCGTGGGCATCCGCCTGTCGCCGCAGCACAACATCCAGGGCGTGCTCGAGGAGGACGACGCCGACGTCCGTGCGACGTACACCGCCGTGGCCGAGGGGCTCGCACCGCTCGGGCTGGCCTTCGTGGACGTCCTGCACGCGGAGCCGGGCAGCGAGCTCGTGCAGCACGTCCGTCGCACCGCCGGCGCCCCCTTCATCGCGAACTCGGGCTTCTCGGCGATGACGACCCGTGACGAGGCGATCACGCTCCTCGACGGTGACCTGGCGGACGCCGTCGCCGTGGGTCGTGCGGCCATCGCGAACCCGGACCTCGCGGAGCGCTGGGAGCAGGACGCGGAGCTCAACGAGCCCCGGCCGGAGCTGTTCTACGGCGCGAGCGCCGAGGGCTACACCGACTACCCGACGCTCGACGAGGTGCGCGAGCGGGTCGCGTAG